Below is a window of Pseudoalteromonas undina DNA.
CCATTTCCAAGTTTGTTTTGTTGGTGCAACGGGTAGCATGTCAATACAATCGACCGGACAAGGTTCAACGCACAAGTCACAGCCTGTACATTCGTCAATTAGAACGGTGTGCATTTGTCGGGTTGCACCAACAATGGCATCAACAGGGCAGGCTTGAATACATTTGGTACAACCAATACATTCATCTTCGCGAATGTAGGCCACCGTTTTAACTGGCTCGGCTTGTTCGCCACCGGCTAGAGGTTTAGCCTCAACACCCATCAAATCAGCTAACTTTTTAACTGTCGCATCACCACCGGGTGGGCACTTGTTTATCTCATCGCCATTGGCAATGGCTTCTGCATAAGGGCGACAACCAGGATAACCACATTGACCACATTGTGTTTGTGGCAAAATGGTATCGATTTGCTCCACTACAGGATTACCTTCAACTCGAAAACGTACGGCTGCAAATCCTAAAATTAATCCGAAAATTAACGCCAGTAAACCCAGCGCTATTAAAGCGTACAACAAGGTCATATTAAAACTTCACTAATCCAGTAAAACCCATAAAGGCCATTGACATTAAACCTGCCGTTATCATTGCGATTGAAGCACCTTTAAATGGAGTGGGAACATCTGCTGCGGCTAGGCGTTCGCGTAATGCCGCAAATAAAACTAAAACTAATGAAAAACCCACTGCGGCACCAAACCCATAAACGGCAGATTGTAAAAAGGTGTGATCTTCTTTGATATTTAATAAAGCAACACCGAGTACTGCACAGTTAGTCGTTATTAAAGGTAAAAATATTCCCAATAAACGATATAGCGTTGGACTGGTTTTTCTAACAACCATTTCAGTAAATTGAACAACCACTGCAATAACTAAAATAAAGCTCATTGTTTTCAGGTAGGTGATATCTAGTGGTAATAAAATATACTCGTTTACTAAATAACTGGTCACAGAGG
It encodes the following:
- the rsxB gene encoding electron transport complex subunit RsxB; protein product: MTLLYALIALGLLALIFGLILGFAAVRFRVEGNPVVEQIDTILPQTQCGQCGYPGCRPYAEAIANGDEINKCPPGGDATVKKLADLMGVEAKPLAGGEQAEPVKTVAYIREDECIGCTKCIQACPVDAIVGATRQMHTVLIDECTGCDLCVEPCPVDCIDMLPVAPTKQTWKWQLDAIPVTQID
- the rsxA gene encoding electron transport complex subunit RsxA — its product is MTEYVLLLIGTVLVNNFVLVQFLGLCPFMGVSGKLDTAIGMSLATTFVLTLASVTSYLVNEYILLPLDITYLKTMSFILVIAVVVQFTEMVVRKTSPTLYRLLGIFLPLITTNCAVLGVALLNIKEDHTFLQSAVYGFGAAVGFSLVLVLFAALRERLAAADVPTPFKGASIAMITAGLMSMAFMGFTGLVKF